The following are encoded together in the Raineyella sp. LH-20 genome:
- the pafA gene encoding Pup--protein ligase — protein MTPTPGEARTRRIYGLETEYGLTSRPRGSRRVGPEEVARQMFRGMIAWGRSSNVFLGNGARIYLDVGSHPEYATAECDDLYDLVAHDAVGNRLVEDLRRLAADQLAADGTPVDIFLFKNNVDSAGNSYGCHENYLVDRAVDINRYYRIILPFLVSRQLIAGAGHLSRTQLYERPDHAPGAHHPTTFQLSQRADQMWDTVSSATTRSRPMINTRDEPHGDPELYRRLHVIVGDSSMSQTTTLLKVGATELVLRLVEARVALPDLTLDNPNLAIRQISRDLTGRTPVALASGRTVTALDLQRAYLQAVLDHRDRLGAFSPALEQALGLWRRTLDAVDAGDLDTLSRDIDWAIKYKLITRYADRHGLALDSPRLAQLDVAYHDIAEGRGLFRLLDAHGEVSRVVDDAAVERALTTPPATRARLRGAFIDAARAAEVDYLADWMHLRVNRGNQTRALTLRDPFRETDERVDALIASLTDPSW, from the coding sequence ATGACACCGACGCCCGGCGAGGCGCGGACCCGGCGGATCTACGGGCTGGAGACGGAGTACGGGCTGACCAGCCGGCCCCGCGGTTCCCGACGGGTCGGGCCGGAGGAGGTCGCCCGGCAGATGTTCCGCGGGATGATCGCCTGGGGCAGGTCCAGCAACGTGTTCCTCGGGAACGGGGCGCGGATCTACCTCGACGTCGGGTCGCACCCCGAGTACGCGACCGCCGAGTGCGACGACCTGTACGACCTGGTCGCCCACGACGCGGTCGGCAACCGGCTGGTCGAGGACCTGCGCCGGCTGGCCGCCGACCAGCTCGCCGCCGACGGCACCCCGGTCGACATCTTCCTGTTCAAGAACAACGTCGACTCCGCCGGCAACTCGTACGGCTGTCACGAGAACTACCTCGTCGACCGGGCGGTGGACATCAACCGCTACTACCGGATCATCCTGCCGTTCCTGGTCAGCCGGCAGCTGATCGCCGGCGCCGGCCACCTGTCCCGGACCCAGCTCTACGAGCGCCCCGACCACGCGCCGGGGGCGCACCACCCGACGACGTTCCAGCTCAGCCAGCGGGCCGACCAGATGTGGGACACCGTCTCCTCGGCCACCACCCGGTCACGGCCGATGATCAACACCCGCGACGAGCCGCACGGCGATCCGGAGCTCTACCGCCGGCTGCACGTCATCGTCGGTGACTCGTCGATGTCACAGACCACCACGCTGCTCAAGGTGGGGGCGACCGAGCTGGTGCTGCGGCTCGTCGAGGCGCGGGTGGCGTTGCCCGATCTGACCCTCGACAACCCCAATCTCGCCATCCGCCAGATCTCCCGCGACCTGACCGGTCGTACGCCGGTCGCCCTCGCCTCCGGGCGGACGGTCACCGCGCTCGACCTGCAGCGGGCCTACCTGCAGGCGGTCCTCGACCACCGCGACCGGCTCGGTGCCTTCTCACCGGCGCTGGAGCAGGCCCTCGGGCTGTGGCGAAGGACGCTCGACGCCGTCGACGCGGGCGACCTGGACACCCTGTCACGGGACATCGACTGGGCGATCAAGTACAAGTTGATCACCCGCTACGCGGATCGTCACGGCCTGGCGCTGGACAGCCCCCGGCTGGCACAGCTGGACGTCGCCTACCACGACATCGCCGAGGGACGCGGCCTGTTCCGCCTCCTCGATGCCCATGGTGAGGTGAGCCGGGTCGTCGATGACGCCGCTGTCGAGCGGGCGCTGACCACGCCTCCCGCCACCCGGGCGCGGCTGCGTGGCGCCTTCATCGACGCCGCCCGGGCCGCGGAGGTCGACTACCTCGCCGACTGGATGCATCTGCGGGTCAACCGCGGCAACCAGACCCGCGCGCTGACCCTGCGCGACCCGTTCCGGGAGACCGACGAGCGCGTCGACGCCCTGATCGCGTCGCTGACCGACCCGTCCTGGTGA
- a CDS encoding helix-turn-helix transcriptional regulator: MAPNNAERRVVLTMLLLGAPQPLTKARIRQLVDGYAGLSDAAFNQAFERDKRALRVEMGLPIETSGIGEDEGYRLTVGDFALAPVDLTAEEAAAVALAARTWREAGMAASSQRALMKLRSIGVEPDTEALASLFAPSDVADTRPAATQGLAVLRDAITNRRRVSFDYTGRGTRHVEPWGLAMAHGQWYMVGADLDRHATRRFKLARIRGTVKPGKANFAFPEPDPEAVRQLASEVSSQRTEDEAVVAVRVGREAALHRPLTVADTSAPPGYRAWRVSYAYRQGFVGELAMLGTDVMVLSPPALRTQLVEHLTALLAEGDDDEHRR, encoded by the coding sequence ATGGCGCCGAACAACGCCGAACGCCGGGTCGTGCTGACGATGCTCCTGCTCGGTGCTCCGCAACCGCTGACCAAGGCGCGGATCCGTCAGCTCGTCGACGGTTATGCCGGCCTGTCGGACGCGGCGTTCAACCAGGCGTTCGAGCGCGACAAGCGGGCGTTGCGGGTGGAGATGGGCCTGCCGATCGAGACCAGCGGCATCGGGGAGGACGAGGGCTACCGCCTCACGGTCGGCGACTTCGCCCTGGCTCCTGTCGATCTCACTGCGGAGGAGGCTGCCGCGGTCGCCCTCGCGGCGCGCACCTGGCGCGAGGCCGGGATGGCCGCCTCCTCGCAGCGTGCCCTGATGAAGCTGCGTTCGATCGGCGTCGAGCCGGACACCGAAGCGCTCGCGTCGCTCTTCGCCCCGAGCGACGTCGCCGACACCCGGCCGGCCGCCACCCAGGGACTGGCGGTGCTGCGCGACGCGATCACCAACCGGCGCCGGGTCAGTTTCGACTACACCGGCCGCGGCACCCGCCACGTCGAGCCGTGGGGCCTGGCGATGGCCCACGGCCAGTGGTACATGGTCGGGGCCGACCTCGACCGCCACGCCACCCGCCGGTTCAAACTGGCCCGGATCCGCGGCACGGTGAAGCCCGGGAAGGCCAACTTCGCCTTCCCCGAGCCCGATCCGGAGGCGGTGCGTCAGCTCGCCAGCGAGGTCTCCTCACAGCGTACGGAGGACGAGGCCGTGGTCGCCGTCCGGGTCGGCCGGGAGGCCGCGCTGCACCGGCCGCTGACTGTCGCCGATACGTCGGCGCCGCCCGGGTATCGCGCCTGGCGGGTGTCGTACGCCTACCGGCAGGGCTTCGTCGGTGAGCTGGCGATGCTCGGCACCGACGTCATGGTGCTGTCTCCGCCCGCGCTGCGTACGCAGCTGGTCGAGCACCTCACCGCCCTGTTGGCGGAAGGAGACGATGATGAGCACCGCCGCTGA
- the gluQRS gene encoding tRNA glutamyl-Q(34) synthetase GluQRS yields the protein MTTPTPSDPGVTGRPWPGAGRFAPSPTSDLHVGNLRTALLAWLFARHSGRRFLVRIEDLDTARVAHDPAVAERQLTDLHALGLDWDGEVVRQSQRLEAYAAAVARLSESPGSYPCFCSRREIAEAVSAPHAPPGAYPGTCRRLTAIEQSERAARRPAALRVRGGDVTVEVVDTLAGRFGGPVDDFVLRRNDGAYAYNLAVVVDDLAQGVDQVVRGDDLLSSAPRQAWLTEQLGGRTPTYAHVPLVVNRHGQRLAKRDGAVTLSRLATRGIGADAVRSMLGASLGLAEAGEPVTAAELLARFDPAALPRAPWVWDLDA from the coding sequence GTGACCACGCCGACACCGTCCGATCCCGGCGTGACGGGACGCCCATGGCCCGGGGCCGGACGGTTCGCGCCGAGCCCGACCTCGGACCTGCACGTCGGCAACCTGCGTACCGCGCTGCTCGCCTGGCTGTTCGCCCGGCACAGCGGCCGACGGTTCCTGGTGCGGATCGAGGACCTGGACACCGCTCGGGTGGCCCACGACCCCGCGGTGGCCGAGCGCCAGCTGACGGATCTGCACGCCCTGGGTCTGGACTGGGACGGCGAGGTGGTCCGGCAGTCGCAGCGGCTGGAAGCGTACGCCGCAGCGGTCGCCCGGCTGTCCGAGAGCCCCGGCAGCTATCCCTGTTTCTGCAGCCGTCGCGAGATCGCCGAGGCGGTGAGTGCGCCGCACGCCCCGCCCGGCGCCTACCCCGGCACCTGCCGGCGGCTCACCGCCATCGAACAGTCGGAGCGGGCGGCCCGGCGTCCCGCCGCGCTGCGGGTGCGGGGCGGCGACGTCACCGTCGAGGTGGTCGACACGCTCGCCGGACGGTTCGGCGGGCCGGTGGACGACTTCGTCCTGCGGCGCAACGACGGGGCGTACGCCTACAACCTCGCCGTGGTCGTCGACGATCTCGCGCAGGGTGTCGACCAGGTGGTGCGGGGCGACGACCTGCTGTCGTCCGCCCCGCGCCAGGCGTGGCTCACCGAGCAGTTGGGCGGCCGGACACCGACGTACGCGCACGTTCCGCTGGTGGTGAACCGTCACGGCCAGCGGCTGGCCAAGCGCGACGGGGCGGTGACGCTGAGCCGCCTGGCGACCCGTGGGATCGGAGCCGACGCGGTGCGATCCATGCTCGGCGCCTCGCTCGGGCTGGCCGAGGCCGGCGAGCCCGTCACGGCCGCCGAGCTGCTGGCTCGGTTCGATCCGGCGGCCCTTCCCCGTGCGCCCTGGGTGTGGGACCTGGACGCCTGA
- a CDS encoding FKBP-type peptidyl-prolyl cis-trans isomerase — MDFLRPRPARTALLAAVLALGLGLAGCSQGSGANSPTASPSASASAAPEPAQVTTLDGVSVGGTFGESPTVTFTPFTVGDTLSKVLSDGTGPEVTADMTVTVHYQGLNGRTGEVFDASYANGKPTAFPLNGVIPGFSKGLVGKKQGSRVLLAIPGKDGYDSSGGNPQAGIQAGDTLVFVVDIVSVPLSGPQGDTVSQPSGQPTVSGPVNDPKISIPSGAAPGQLLVQPLIKGKGDKVTADSTVTVNYRAWLWDGAKQVDDSYAPTTVNGQQVPAAPQSGQLSTLIKGWQTALAGQTVGSRILIVAPASEAYPDGAPELGIPAGATLVYVVDILQAS, encoded by the coding sequence ATGGACTTCCTCCGCCCCCGCCCTGCCCGCACGGCTCTGCTCGCCGCCGTCCTGGCCCTCGGCCTCGGTCTGGCCGGCTGTTCGCAGGGGTCCGGGGCGAACTCCCCGACCGCCTCGCCCAGCGCGTCCGCCTCCGCGGCGCCCGAGCCGGCTCAGGTGACCACCCTGGACGGCGTCTCCGTCGGTGGCACGTTCGGCGAGTCCCCGACGGTCACGTTCACCCCGTTCACCGTCGGCGACACCCTGTCGAAGGTGCTGAGCGACGGCACCGGACCGGAGGTGACCGCCGACATGACCGTCACCGTCCATTACCAGGGACTCAACGGCCGCACCGGTGAGGTCTTCGACGCGTCGTACGCGAACGGCAAGCCGACCGCGTTCCCGCTCAACGGCGTGATCCCCGGATTCTCCAAGGGCCTGGTCGGCAAGAAGCAGGGGTCCCGGGTGCTGCTCGCCATCCCCGGCAAGGACGGCTACGACTCCAGCGGCGGCAACCCGCAGGCGGGCATCCAGGCCGGCGACACCCTCGTCTTCGTGGTCGACATCGTCAGCGTGCCGCTCAGCGGCCCGCAGGGCGACACGGTGAGCCAGCCCTCCGGCCAGCCCACGGTCAGCGGACCGGTGAACGATCCGAAGATCTCCATCCCCTCCGGCGCCGCCCCGGGCCAGCTCCTCGTCCAGCCGCTGATCAAGGGCAAGGGCGACAAGGTGACCGCCGACTCGACCGTCACGGTCAACTACCGGGCCTGGCTGTGGGACGGCGCCAAGCAGGTCGACGACTCGTACGCCCCGACGACGGTGAACGGTCAGCAGGTGCCCGCGGCGCCCCAGTCCGGGCAGCTGTCCACCCTGATCAAGGGCTGGCAGACCGCGCTGGCCGGCCAGACGGTCGGCAGCCGGATCCTGATCGTCGCCCCCGCCTCGGAGGCCTACCCGGACGGTGCTCCGGAGCTGGGCATCCCGGCCGGTGCCACCCTCGTCTACGTGGTGGACATCCTGCAGGCGTCCTGA
- a CDS encoding pseudouridine synthase — protein MTDTDDTDDEQGGIRLQKVLAQAGIASRRASEQLIADGRVEVNGELVTEQGRRVDPEKDEIRVDGSRIPTARRHVYTVLNKPRGVVSTMDDPEGRETLSDYIDRRNVRLFHVGRLDTETEGLIILTNDGEFAHRLAHPSYEVPKTYVAQVLGQVSAHTLKRIQRGITLEDGPVRPDKVKLMQTQPDATLLQITLHEGRNRVVRRMMEAFGHPVLKLTRIAIGPVRLGRLQPGEMRDLTREELGKLLDLVGM, from the coding sequence ATGACCGACACCGACGACACCGACGACGAGCAGGGCGGCATCCGTCTCCAGAAGGTCCTCGCCCAGGCCGGCATCGCGTCCCGCCGAGCCAGCGAACAGTTGATCGCCGACGGCCGGGTCGAGGTGAACGGCGAGCTGGTCACCGAACAGGGCCGACGCGTCGACCCGGAGAAGGACGAGATCCGCGTCGACGGGTCCCGCATCCCGACCGCCCGCCGCCACGTCTACACCGTGCTCAACAAGCCGCGCGGTGTCGTCTCGACGATGGACGACCCGGAGGGCCGCGAGACCCTCAGCGACTACATCGACCGGCGCAACGTACGCCTCTTCCATGTCGGACGGCTCGACACCGAGACCGAGGGCCTGATCATCCTCACCAACGACGGGGAGTTCGCCCACCGGCTGGCCCACCCCTCGTACGAGGTACCGAAGACGTACGTCGCCCAGGTGCTCGGCCAGGTCTCGGCGCACACGTTGAAGCGGATCCAGCGGGGCATCACCCTCGAGGACGGACCGGTGCGCCCCGACAAGGTCAAGCTGATGCAGACCCAGCCGGACGCGACCCTGCTGCAGATCACTCTGCACGAGGGCCGCAACCGGGTGGTCCGGCGGATGATGGAGGCCTTCGGCCACCCGGTGCTGAAGCTCACCCGGATCGCGATCGGGCCGGTGCGACTCGGCCGGCTGCAGCCCGGTGAGATGCGTGACCTGACCCGCGAGGAACTGGGCAAGCTGCTCGACCTGGTCGGGATGTGA